A DNA window from Bradyrhizobium sp. CCBAU 53421 contains the following coding sequences:
- a CDS encoding GH1 family beta-glucosidase has protein sequence MLGTFSRRQFAGLAGLSALGLSAPGQAANHAPRPNGTNFPAGFVWGTATSSYQVEGAVNEDGRGPSIWDTFTHTSGKIEDGSTGDRANEHYHRYKEDVGLIKNLGARAYRFSIAWPRVFPDGTGTPNPKGLDFYNRLVDELLANGIEPYATLYHWDLPQALQDRVGGWRSRDTSKAFGDYAGYVAQRLTDRVKNIFTLNEVGRFLPFGYALGVDAPGLKLPPAEVNQARHRVALAHGLAVQAIRAKGRPGTRVGPAENITACVPAVNTPENIRATEIATRELNAGFLGVLLEGKYTEAFLQYAGADAPKFTAEELKIIAQPNDFVGLNIYAPHCYVLATDTAPGWKPLPMPASFPHMSSDWLRIAPETIYWAARIAAKLWNIKSIYISENGTSGEDKVQPDGQIYDLDRIMFLRNYLAQLQRATADGVPVHGYFLWSLMDNFEWIYGYAKRFGLYRVDFETQARVPKLSAAFYRDVIARNAIGV, from the coding sequence ATGCTCGGAACATTCTCGCGCCGGCAGTTTGCGGGCCTTGCAGGCCTTTCGGCGCTCGGCCTGTCAGCCCCGGGGCAGGCTGCGAACCACGCGCCGCGGCCGAATGGCACGAACTTTCCCGCCGGCTTCGTCTGGGGCACCGCGACCTCATCCTACCAGGTCGAGGGCGCGGTCAATGAGGACGGCCGCGGCCCGTCGATCTGGGACACATTCACCCATACATCGGGCAAGATCGAGGACGGCTCGACCGGCGATCGCGCCAACGAGCACTACCACCGCTACAAGGAAGATGTCGGCCTCATCAAAAATCTCGGCGCCAGGGCCTATCGTTTCTCGATCGCCTGGCCGCGGGTGTTTCCCGACGGCACCGGCACGCCGAACCCGAAGGGCCTCGACTTCTACAACCGCCTGGTCGACGAGCTGCTCGCCAACGGCATCGAGCCCTATGCCACGCTCTATCACTGGGACTTGCCGCAGGCGTTGCAGGACAGGGTCGGCGGCTGGCGCTCGCGCGACACGTCGAAGGCGTTCGGCGACTACGCCGGCTATGTGGCGCAGCGGCTGACCGACCGGGTGAAGAACATTTTCACCCTCAACGAGGTCGGGCGTTTCCTCCCCTTCGGCTATGCGCTCGGCGTCGACGCGCCCGGACTGAAGCTGCCGCCGGCCGAGGTGAACCAGGCGCGCCACCGCGTCGCGCTGGCGCACGGGCTCGCGGTGCAGGCGATCCGCGCCAAGGGGCGCCCGGGCACGCGGGTCGGCCCCGCCGAAAACATCACCGCCTGCGTGCCCGCGGTCAACACGCCGGAGAATATCCGCGCCACCGAGATCGCGACGCGCGAGCTGAACGCGGGTTTCCTCGGCGTCCTCCTCGAAGGCAAATACACCGAGGCCTTCCTGCAATATGCCGGCGCCGATGCGCCCAAATTCACCGCCGAAGAGCTGAAGATCATCGCGCAGCCCAACGATTTCGTCGGGCTCAACATCTACGCGCCGCACTGCTATGTGCTCGCCACCGACACTGCTCCCGGCTGGAAGCCGCTGCCGATGCCGGCCTCGTTCCCGCACATGAGTTCGGACTGGCTGCGGATCGCGCCGGAGACGATCTATTGGGCGGCGCGGATCGCCGCCAAGCTCTGGAACATCAAGAGCATCTATATCAGCGAGAACGGCACCTCCGGCGAGGACAAGGTGCAGCCGGACGGGCAGATCTACGACCTCGACCGCATCATGTTCCTGCGCAACTACCTCGCCCAATTGCAGCGCGCGACCGCCGACGGCGTTCCGGTCCACGGCTATTTCCTGTGGAGCCTGATGGACAATTTCGAATGGATCTACGGCTACGCGAAGCGCTTCGGCCTCTACCGGGTGGATTTCGAGACCCAGGCGCGGGTGCCGAAACTGAGCGCGGCGTTCTATCGCGACGTGATCGCGCGCAACGCCATCGGCGTGTGA
- a CDS encoding M1 family metallopeptidase has translation MNKPATHVRTALLRRLATAIGLLLATAPAAQAEQTFSFDSTPGKLPKTVVPLSYAIELTPDLTSLALPGVETIEIEVREATAQLTLNAINTTFAEATIDDGAQRAMVVIDAAAQTATVAFAKPVTVGRHKLRIAFTAQINKFGTGLFSVDYPTPTGIKRLISSKLEPADARRIFPCWDEPSFKASFALTVVIPRNLLAVGNMPVASEEAVAGDLKKVTFAPTPKMSSYLFVLTVGELERITADAGGVTVGVVTTEGKSGQGRFALDSAVKLLAYYNDYFGVKYPLPKLDLIAVPGGFGGAMENWGGITFFESRLLFDPATNAETARRGIFAIIAHEMAHMWFGDLVTMAWWDNLWLNEGFASWMATKASEQFYPQWQSWLNGYGAKQFAMALDARRTSHPVQQPIADHSEAVTAFDAITYSKGQALIRMLETWLGERAFGDGIRKYMAAHAYSNSTTADLWQALEASGGKPITGIAASFTEQDGVPLVVAETACDGAAQRLTLRQDRFVIAPANDPPLPAHDWQIPATAGPAHGKPFDEILLKGSADIPAGACGDAIKVNLGDVGYFRVEYGPKNRAALLNAFPQMQVADRLNVVTDSWALVQAGRAEAPSYLALLDALDAGDHRAVWDQVISTFATLNRLSRDRGERGVIQAYARAKLRPVFDRIGWDGSGPDDDDTALLRASLISTLGDLGDAVIIAEAKRRFAAFLDDPSSLPTTLRDAVTHVVGITADRATYDQLLTLARKSTATNERLRYYFAAASARNAELARATLALTLTSELPDTIVTGMISAVAGAGEQPQLAWDFVRTNFDTLLARQGPNFRDQFVPNFMTHFTDQAHAAELAAFAPSQSTSGGRVMVARSLQAIAISADLAARVLPAADAWIKAHKP, from the coding sequence ATGAACAAGCCTGCAACCCATGTCCGAACCGCGCTGCTGCGTCGTCTTGCTACGGCAATCGGCTTGCTGCTGGCGACGGCCCCTGCAGCGCAGGCCGAGCAGACATTCTCGTTCGACAGCACCCCCGGGAAGCTGCCGAAGACGGTCGTACCGCTGAGCTACGCGATCGAGCTGACACCCGATCTCACCAGCCTCGCTCTGCCCGGCGTCGAGACCATCGAAATCGAGGTGCGCGAGGCGACCGCGCAGTTGACGCTGAATGCGATCAACACGACGTTCGCCGAGGCTACCATCGATGACGGCGCGCAGCGCGCGATGGTCGTGATCGACGCCGCCGCGCAGACCGCGACGGTGGCCTTCGCCAAGCCTGTTACGGTGGGCCGGCACAAGCTCCGCATTGCCTTCACGGCGCAGATCAACAAATTCGGCACCGGCCTGTTCTCGGTCGATTATCCGACCCCGACCGGGATCAAGCGGCTGATCTCCAGCAAGCTGGAGCCGGCCGACGCAAGGCGGATTTTTCCGTGCTGGGACGAGCCGTCGTTCAAGGCGAGCTTCGCACTGACGGTCGTGATCCCGCGCAATCTGCTTGCGGTCGGCAACATGCCTGTCGCGAGCGAGGAAGCGGTCGCCGGCGATCTCAAGAAGGTCACGTTCGCGCCGACGCCGAAGATGTCGAGCTATCTCTTCGTGCTCACGGTTGGCGAGCTCGAGCGGATCACCGCGGATGCCGGCGGCGTCACGGTCGGCGTGGTGACGACGGAGGGCAAGAGCGGGCAGGGCCGGTTTGCGCTCGACAGTGCGGTGAAGCTGCTCGCCTATTACAACGATTATTTCGGCGTGAAATATCCGCTGCCGAAGCTCGATTTGATCGCCGTTCCCGGCGGGTTCGGCGGCGCGATGGAGAACTGGGGCGGCATCACCTTCTTCGAGAGCCGGCTGCTGTTCGATCCCGCGACCAATGCCGAGACGGCGCGGCGCGGCATCTTCGCCATCATCGCGCACGAGATGGCGCATATGTGGTTCGGCGATCTCGTCACCATGGCGTGGTGGGACAATCTCTGGCTCAACGAGGGCTTTGCCAGCTGGATGGCGACCAAGGCCTCGGAGCAGTTTTACCCGCAATGGCAGAGCTGGCTGAACGGCTACGGCGCCAAGCAGTTCGCCATGGCGCTCGATGCGCGCCGCACCTCGCATCCGGTGCAGCAGCCGATCGCCGATCACAGCGAAGCGGTCACGGCGTTCGATGCCATCACCTACAGCAAGGGTCAGGCTCTGATCCGGATGCTCGAGACCTGGCTCGGCGAGCGGGCGTTCGGCGACGGCATCCGCAAATACATGGCGGCGCATGCCTACAGCAATTCGACAACGGCCGATCTCTGGCAGGCGCTCGAGGCGTCCGGCGGCAAGCCGATCACCGGCATCGCCGCCTCCTTCACCGAGCAGGACGGCGTGCCGCTGGTGGTGGCCGAGACAGCCTGCGATGGCGCGGCGCAGCGCCTGACGTTGCGGCAGGACCGCTTCGTGATCGCCCCGGCCAACGATCCGCCGCTGCCGGCCCACGACTGGCAGATCCCGGCTACGGCCGGACCTGCGCACGGCAAGCCGTTTGACGAGATCCTGCTGAAGGGCAGTGCCGATATTCCGGCCGGCGCATGCGGCGATGCGATCAAGGTCAATCTCGGCGACGTCGGTTACTTCAGGGTCGAATACGGCCCCAAGAACCGCGCGGCGTTGCTGAACGCCTTCCCGCAAATGCAGGTCGCCGATCGGCTCAATGTCGTCACCGACAGCTGGGCGCTGGTGCAGGCCGGCCGCGCCGAGGCGCCGTCCTATCTTGCGCTGCTCGACGCGCTCGATGCCGGCGACCATCGCGCGGTGTGGGATCAGGTGATCTCGACCTTCGCCACGCTCAACCGCCTGTCGCGCGACCGCGGCGAACGGGGTGTGATCCAGGCCTATGCCCGCGCCAAGCTGCGCCCGGTGTTCGATCGGATCGGATGGGATGGCAGCGGCCCCGACGACGACGACACCGCGCTGCTGCGCGCGAGCCTGATCTCGACGCTTGGCGATCTTGGCGACGCGGTAATCATTGCCGAGGCGAAGCGACGCTTTGCGGCGTTCCTCGATGATCCCAGCTCGCTGCCGACCACATTGCGCGATGCGGTCACCCATGTCGTCGGCATCACCGCCGACCGGGCAACCTATGACCAACTGTTGACGCTTGCGCGCAAGAGCACGGCGACCAATGAGCGGCTGCGCTATTATTTCGCCGCAGCCAGCGCCCGCAATGCCGAACTGGCGCGCGCGACGCTGGCATTGACGCTGACCAGCGAATTGCCCGACACCATCGTCACCGGGATGATCAGCGCGGTTGCGGGCGCAGGCGAGCAGCCGCAACTCGCCTGGGACTTCGTCCGGACCAATTTCGATACGCTGCTGGCGAGGCAAGGGCCGAACTTCCGCGACCAGTTCGTGCCGAACTTCATGACCCATTTTACCGATCAGGCCCACGCGGCAGAACTCGCCGCCTTCGCCCCGTCGCAGTCCACCAGCGGCGGGCGGGTCATGGTGGCGCGCTCCTTGCAGGCGATCGCGATCTCGGCCGATCTCGCTGCGCGCGTGCTGCCCGCGGCCGACGCGTGGATCAAGGCGCACAAGCCGTGA
- a CDS encoding acetolactate synthase large subunit yields MVKGSDLLVAALENEGVERVFGVPGEENLDVVESLRKSSIKLIVTRHEQAAAFMAATYGRLTGKPGVCMTTLGPGALNLTTGAAYALLGAMPMVMLTGQKGILSSRQAKFQIVDIVNTFRPLTKLSLQIVSGATIPTLVRDAFRIATQERPGPVLLELPEDIAGEETEPVELVHPHPIEIPIAHAAALDRAADMILKAQRPLIMLGAAASRPRSTAGIGDFVRRTKIPFFTTQMGKGTVSGGTNQYMGTAALSERDYVHEAIDRADLIIAIGHDTIEKPPFIMGPKGPQVIHVSYTPATVEQVYFPQCEVIGDVGPSLELLADRVAGKLPHASALLSLREGILAKITDRATEGRWPPTPQRIVHDVRQVIPEDGIVALDNGMYKIWFARNYRTLLANSLLLDNALATMGAGLPSAMMAAMLYPNNRVLAVCGDGGFMMNSQEMETAVRLKLNLVILILEDSAYGMIRWKQAVDHFPDFGLTFGNPDFVKYAESYGAKGSRIESTEAIVPTLERAFSGGGVHLVVVPIDYTENKRVLVDELREKVQQIDVE; encoded by the coding sequence ATGGTCAAAGGTTCCGATTTGCTGGTCGCGGCCCTCGAGAATGAGGGCGTGGAACGGGTGTTCGGCGTTCCCGGCGAGGAGAATCTCGACGTCGTCGAGAGCCTGCGCAAATCCTCGATCAAGCTGATCGTGACCCGCCACGAACAGGCCGCGGCGTTCATGGCGGCGACCTATGGCCGGCTGACCGGAAAGCCCGGCGTCTGCATGACGACGCTCGGTCCCGGCGCGCTCAATCTGACCACCGGTGCGGCCTATGCGCTGCTCGGCGCGATGCCGATGGTGATGTTGACGGGCCAGAAGGGCATCCTGAGCAGCCGGCAGGCCAAGTTCCAGATCGTCGATATCGTCAACACGTTCCGGCCGCTGACCAAGCTGTCGCTGCAGATCGTCAGCGGCGCCACCATTCCGACGCTGGTGCGTGACGCCTTCCGGATCGCGACGCAGGAACGGCCGGGGCCGGTGCTGCTCGAACTGCCGGAGGACATCGCAGGCGAGGAGACCGAGCCCGTCGAGCTGGTGCATCCGCATCCGATCGAAATCCCGATCGCGCACGCCGCCGCGCTCGACCGTGCCGCCGACATGATCCTGAAAGCGCAGCGTCCGCTGATCATGCTCGGTGCTGCGGCATCGCGCCCGCGCTCGACCGCCGGGATCGGCGACTTCGTGCGGCGGACCAAGATCCCGTTCTTCACGACCCAGATGGGCAAAGGCACGGTATCGGGCGGCACCAATCAGTATATGGGGACCGCCGCGCTGAGCGAGCGCGACTATGTGCATGAGGCGATCGACCGCGCCGACCTGATCATCGCGATCGGTCACGACACGATCGAGAAGCCGCCCTTCATCATGGGCCCGAAGGGGCCGCAGGTGATCCATGTCAGCTACACGCCGGCGACTGTCGAGCAGGTCTATTTCCCGCAATGCGAGGTGATCGGCGATGTCGGGCCGAGCCTCGAGCTGCTGGCCGACCGCGTCGCGGGCAAGCTGCCGCATGCCAGCGCGCTGCTCAGCCTGCGCGAGGGCATTTTGGCGAAGATCACCGATCGCGCCACCGAGGGCCGCTGGCCGCCGACGCCGCAGCGCATCGTGCACGATGTGCGGCAGGTCATTCCCGAGGACGGTATCGTTGCGCTCGACAACGGCATGTACAAGATCTGGTTCGCGCGCAACTACCGCACGCTGCTCGCGAACTCGTTGCTGCTCGACAACGCGCTCGCCACCATGGGCGCCGGCCTGCCGTCGGCGATGATGGCCGCGATGCTCTATCCGAACAACCGCGTGCTCGCGGTCTGCGGTGACGGCGGCTTCATGATGAATTCGCAGGAGATGGAGACCGCGGTCCGTCTCAAGCTCAATCTCGTGATCCTGATCCTGGAAGATTCCGCCTATGGCATGATCCGCTGGAAGCAGGCGGTCGATCACTTCCCGGATTTCGGCCTGACCTTCGGCAATCCGGATTTCGTCAAGTACGCCGAAAGCTATGGCGCCAAGGGTTCGCGGATCGAAAGCACGGAAGCGATCGTCCCGACCCTGGAGCGTGCCTTCTCAGGCGGCGGTGTGCACCTCGTGGTGGTGCCGATCGATTATACTGAGAACAAACGGGTGCTGGTCGATGAGCTGCGCGAGAAGGTGCAGCAGATCGACGTCGAATAG
- the pgm gene encoding phosphoglucomutase (alpha-D-glucose-1,6-bisphosphate-dependent) — MTAPNPAAGKPIDPSALANVPRLVTAYFAGKPDASDPIQRVAFGTSGHRGSSLKNSFNEDHILATTQAICDYRREKGLTGPLFIGIDTHALAEPALASAVEVFAANGVEIMIDAQGGYTPTPVISHAILSYNKGRSTGLADGVVITPSHNPPEDGGYKYNPPHGGPADTDVTAVVEKNANRYIEAGLKGVARMPYDRARKAATTHLHDYITPYVADLGNTVDLALIKSAGVKIGIDPLGGAAVHYWQPIIARYGINASVVNNAVDPTFRFMTADWDGKIRMDCSSPYAMASLIGMRDRFDVAFANDTDADRHGIVTRSNGLMNPNHFLATAIAYLFAHRPQWSKDAAIGKTIVSSSIIDRIAKKLGRKLVETPVGFKWFVEGLGSGGFGFAGEESAGASFLKRDGTVWTTDKDGIILGLLAAEIIAKTGRDPSELFNELTAELGVPYYERIDVAATPKQKNALKALGPERLNMTELAGDPVRAVRTKAPGNDQPFGGIKVESEAGWFAARPSGTEDVYKIYAESFRGPDHLKKIQSDAQAAIAKVF; from the coding sequence GTGACTGCACCAAATCCTGCCGCCGGCAAACCCATCGATCCCTCAGCGCTTGCCAATGTGCCGCGGCTGGTCACGGCCTATTTCGCCGGCAAGCCTGACGCCAGCGATCCCATCCAGCGGGTTGCGTTCGGCACCTCGGGCCATCGCGGCTCGTCGCTGAAGAACTCCTTCAACGAGGACCACATCCTCGCCACCACGCAGGCGATCTGCGATTACCGGCGCGAGAAGGGTCTCACCGGACCGCTGTTCATCGGCATCGACACCCATGCGCTGGCCGAGCCGGCGCTGGCCAGCGCGGTGGAAGTGTTCGCGGCGAATGGCGTCGAGATCATGATCGACGCGCAGGGTGGCTACACCCCGACGCCTGTCATCTCGCACGCCATCCTGAGCTACAACAAGGGCCGCAGCACCGGCCTTGCCGACGGCGTCGTCATCACCCCGTCACACAACCCGCCGGAGGATGGCGGCTACAAGTATAACCCGCCGCATGGCGGCCCGGCCGACACCGATGTCACCGCGGTGGTCGAGAAGAATGCCAACCGCTACATCGAGGCCGGCCTCAAGGGCGTCGCGCGAATGCCCTATGATCGCGCGCGCAAGGCCGCGACCACGCATCTGCACGACTACATCACGCCTTACGTTGCCGATCTCGGCAATACCGTCGATCTCGCGCTGATCAAATCCGCCGGTGTCAAGATCGGCATCGATCCGCTCGGCGGCGCGGCGGTGCATTACTGGCAGCCGATCATCGCGCGCTACGGCATCAACGCGTCAGTGGTCAACAATGCGGTCGATCCGACCTTCCGCTTCATGACCGCGGATTGGGACGGCAAGATCCGGATGGACTGCTCGTCGCCCTATGCGATGGCGAGCCTGATCGGGATGCGCGACCGCTTCGACGTCGCCTTTGCCAACGACACCGATGCCGACCGCCATGGCATTGTGACCCGCTCGAACGGGCTGATGAACCCGAACCACTTCCTCGCCACCGCGATCGCCTATCTGTTTGCGCACCGGCCGCAATGGAGCAAGGACGCCGCGATCGGCAAAACCATCGTGTCGAGCTCGATCATCGATCGCATCGCGAAGAAGCTGGGCCGCAAGCTGGTCGAGACGCCGGTCGGCTTCAAATGGTTCGTCGAAGGGCTCGGCAGCGGCGGCTTCGGCTTTGCCGGTGAAGAGAGCGCCGGCGCCTCGTTCCTCAAGCGCGACGGCACGGTGTGGACCACGGACAAGGACGGCATCATCCTCGGCCTGCTGGCGGCGGAGATCATCGCCAAGACCGGCCGCGATCCCAGTGAGTTGTTCAACGAGCTGACCGCCGAACTCGGCGTTCCCTATTACGAGCGCATCGATGTCGCGGCGACGCCGAAGCAGAAGAACGCGCTAAAGGCGCTCGGGCCCGAGCGGCTCAACATGACCGAGCTTGCCGGAGATCCGGTGCGCGCGGTCCGGACCAAGGCGCCGGGCAACGATCAGCCGTTCGGCGGCATCAAGGTCGAGAGCGAGGCCGGCTGGTTTGCGGCGCGTCCCTCCGGCACCGAGGATGTCTACAAGATCTACGCCGAGAGCTTCCGCGGACCGGATCATCTGAAAAAGATCCAAAGCGACGCGCAGGCCGCGATCGCCAAGGTGTTTTAA
- a CDS encoding NAD(P)-dependent oxidoreductase, with translation MRVLLTGSSGWLGRFLAPRLRQAGHDVTGLDVVPGEATGVVGSVADRSVVDRVFADRGIEAVIHGGALHKPDIERFAPQAFVDVNVSGTLNLLQAAVAAGHKQFVFTSTTSLMISQAIRDEEGHAAVWLDERSGPLEPRNIYGVTKLAAENLCRLYSREHGLNCAVLRTSRFFPEDDDTIRDIHGENLKATELLYRRLTVEDAAGAHVMALEKIRGFEVFVISAPTPFGRSDVAALKTDAAGVIARYFPEAPALFARRGWHLPASIGRIYDAGKAERLLGFRAATDFAAVLGALRRGEPLPFAHDPDYVSPSTRLANG, from the coding sequence ATGCGCGTATTGTTGACCGGCTCTTCCGGCTGGCTCGGCCGTTTCCTTGCGCCGCGGCTTCGACAGGCCGGCCATGACGTGACCGGCCTCGATGTCGTCCCGGGCGAGGCGACTGGTGTGGTCGGTTCGGTGGCCGACCGATCGGTGGTCGACCGGGTGTTCGCCGATCGCGGCATCGAGGCCGTGATCCATGGCGGGGCTCTGCACAAGCCGGATATCGAACGGTTCGCGCCGCAGGCTTTTGTCGATGTCAACGTGTCAGGCACGCTCAACCTGCTGCAGGCCGCCGTGGCCGCCGGCCATAAGCAGTTCGTCTTCACCTCGACCACCTCGCTGATGATCTCGCAGGCGATCCGCGACGAGGAAGGTCATGCCGCGGTGTGGCTCGACGAGAGGTCGGGGCCGCTCGAGCCGCGCAACATCTACGGCGTGACAAAACTCGCCGCCGAAAACCTGTGCCGGCTGTACAGCCGCGAGCATGGGCTGAACTGTGCGGTGCTGCGCACCAGCCGCTTCTTCCCCGAGGATGACGACACGATCCGCGACATCCATGGCGAGAACCTGAAGGCGACCGAGCTGCTGTATCGCCGCCTGACCGTCGAGGATGCCGCCGGCGCCCATGTCATGGCGCTGGAGAAGATCCGCGGCTTCGAGGTCTTCGTGATCAGCGCGCCGACGCCGTTTGGACGCAGCGACGTTGCCGCCCTGAAGACCGACGCGGCCGGCGTGATCGCGCGCTACTTCCCGGAAGCACCGGCGCTGTTCGCCCGGCGCGGCTGGCACCTGCCGGCATCGATCGGCCGGATCTACGATGCCGGCAAGGCCGAACGCTTGCTCGGTTTCCGCGCGGCAACCGACTTTGCCGCGGTGCTCGGCGCCTTGCGCCGTGGCGAGCCGCTTCCCTTTGCGCACGATCCCGATTATGTCTCGCCGTCAACGAGGCTCGCAAATGGCTGA